The genomic region GTGGGGGAGGATGGTCCTACTCATCACGGGGTTCTGGACCTCAGTTATCTGAGGATGATTCCCGGTATGGTCATCATGGCTCCTTCTGATGAACTGGAACTTCATCGTATGATGAAGACTGCACAGCATTACAGGAAGTCACCCCTGGCAATTCGATACCCCCGAGATCGCGGTCTTGGAATCGACATTCCGGAACAGCTCTCTCCTTTGGAAATCGGGAAATCCCGGACTCTCCGGGAGGGCAGTAAAATCCATCTCTGGGCTATTGGTTCGATGGTGAGGCCGGCTTTGGAGGCTGCCTCCTGTCTGGAATCCCGGGGATTTGACCCACTCGTTGTGGACGCACGATTTGCGGAACCTCTGGATCGTACTCGACTCCTTGAGGAGGCTTCGAAAGCGGATCTGTTGGTTACTGTGGAGGAAAACAGTTCGCGCGGAGGCTTTGGTGAAGGGGTTCTTGCCTGTTTCCGGGAAGCCGACATGGATGCGCCATCTCACCTTCTTCTCTCCCTCCCTCACGGCTTCAGCCCCCAGGGAACGAGAAAAGAGATTCTGGCAGAAGCCGGCCTTGACGCTTCAGGAATTGCTTCCAGCATTGAGAAAGCTCTCGAAAAGAATCCGCGTTTTATGGAAACCGGTGTCGGGGGGAAGTCATGAATGAGATAAGTAAGCTGGGGATTTTCGCCAGTACAGGAATCCCCGGAGTAAAGATGGCGGTGGTGCGCGCACTGGACCTCCTGCGCGAGAGGGATTGTGAGATCTATCTGGAGAGTCAGGTCTCAAGCTTGCTGGGAGAGGGCACTGGCGCTTGGGACAGCGGCCAGGTTCCCGAGGACTGCCAGTTGATCCTGGTCTTCGGGGGAGACGGCACCTTTCTGAGAGCTTCCCGTGCCATCAATGGAAAACGGATTCCCCTCTTGGGCATCAATCTGGGCGGACTTGGCTTCCTGACCGTTCTGAAATTGTCGGAAATGGAAACAGCTCTTTCGGGGATTCTTGATGGGAACTACGAGACAGAATCCCGAATGCTACTGAGTGCATCTCTGGAAAGAGGCGACCAGGCCATCGCTTCAGAAATGGCTCTGAATGATGCCGTCATTCATATGACTCCCGGCGATCGCCTCGTGGAGTTCATCATCTCTGCGGGAACACAGTTCTTGGGGCGATACCGGGCAGATGGCCTCATTGTCTCCACGCCTACTGGTTCCACCGCTTATTCCATGTCAGCTGGTGGGCCCATTCTTGATCCCTCCATGGATGCTTTGATTGCGACTCCCATTTGTCCCCACGCCCTGTCGCTTCGTCCTGTGGTGTTGCCAGGCAATCTGGAACTCACTGTGGAACTGGGCGAAAGAAGCGGCAAGGCCATGCTTGCGATTGACGGGCAGGAGAGTTTTGCCCTGGAAACGGGAGACCGCATCAGAATCGCCAAGAGCAGTGACTTCCTTCCCATTCTTCTTCCCAGTGGTTATCGGTTCTACACGCTTCTCCGTGAGAAACTTGCCTGGGGAAGAACCGGGGAGGCCTGAGTCTTGATCTCTCATTTGAGGATCCAGAATCTCCTTCTTGTGGAGGACACGGAGTTGGCGCTCTCTCCGGGTCTCAATGTCCTGAGTGGTAGCACAGGATCTGGCAAGAGTGTGCTTCTGGCTTCTCTTGCTATTCTGGGTGGTGAGAAAGCCCGTAAGGACTGGATCGGTCCCTTTGACAAGCCATGCAAGGTCTCAGCCCTTTTCCAGCTATCGCCGGAAGCCTCGAGTACTTTTCATGAATTGGGTGTCATTGAGGAAGGCGAAGAGGAGATCAGCCTTTCCCGCGAAATCCTGCCCACTTCCCGGGGCCGCGCCTTTGTCAATGCGAGACCGGTTAGCGTGGCTACCTTGCGAGCTCTCAGGCCTCACCTTTTCCAGATACAGGACCAGCATGCACAGTTGAAACTCTGTGATGCCCGAGAGCAAAAGAGACTTCTCGATGAGTGGGCTGGAAATCACGAGCTTCTTGCATCTTATCGGAACTCCCTTGAAACGCTGGACTCTCTTGTGGAGGAACAGAAAGTTCTTCAAACAGAAATTGCAACGCTTCGGAAGGAGGAAGAGTACCTGCGGTTTCAGTTGGATGAGATTCAGGCGGCTCAAGCTCTTCCTGACGAAATTGAAGATCTCGAACAGAAGGAGAAGACTCTTCGCAATGCCGGAAAAGTCCAGGAACTTCTCCTTTCCTCCCTGAATAATCTGGAAGGGGAAGAGGGGCTGCGCAGAAAACTGCTGGCTCTGGACCGCTCACTTGGCAAGCTTTCTGATTTGGGTACCCTGAAGGAGATCCCGCATTTCCAATCCTTGTTTGAGCAGATCGACGAACTCTCTTTGTCCCTCAACCAGCAGTCGGACACTCTGAAGTCCGAGGCCCTGGACAGTAGAAGGATTCAGGAGCGGCTGGGAATACTGCATTCTCTGGAAAGAAAACACGGGAAATCTCTGGAGGATCTCATTGCCTGGACATCGGAACAGGAGAACAGGCTCGAGAATCTTCCTCTCCAGCAGGCAACTCTCAGGGATCTGGACTCCTCGATCCGCGAGGCCTCCCTCGCCTTGAGCGAATCGGCCTTTCTCCTCTCGGATTCGCGCAGGGAGGCATCCCTTTCTCTTTCGGAGAACTGGCAGGCCGCGATGAGGGAACTGGGAATGGAAAGTGCTTCTCTTCGTATTCAGGTGGACCAACAGGAGTGCGTCCAGAGCCCTATCTCCAGAAATAACAGGCACTATCAGTATTCTTCTGATGGGATGGATGAGGTTCAGGTAATGGTTCAGCCGAATCCGGAACTGCCGGAAGGCAGGCTTCGGGACGTCCCGAGTGGGGGAGAGTTGTCTCGCATGGCACTTGCCTGGAGGCTCTTGCCATCAACGAGTTCCGATTCCGCTTCCCTTCTTCTGGATGAAGTGGATGCTGGCCTTGGGGCCGACCTTGCTCCCGCCCTTGCCCGCCAATTGAAGTCGGCGGCAAGGAGTCATCAGATCCTCCTCGTTACGCATCAGGCTGCTCTTGCGGTGATTGCGGATCAGCAGTTCCAGGTTCGCAAGGAGAGAGGGAGTTCCGGAGCCAGAGTGGAGGTCTTGCCCCTGGAGGAAGACTCCCGATTGGCTGAAATCGAGAGGATGCTCGGAGGGCAGGGAGAGAGAGAAATCCGGGATCATGCCCGGAGCCTCCTGGAGAGTCATTCCTAGTTATTTCTCTGGAAAATCCCCCCTTCTTGACCTAAGTTCCTTCCGTTGCGCCCATAGCTCAGCTGGATAGAGCGCATGCCTCCGGAGCATGAGGTCGCAGGTTCGAATCCTGCTGGGCGTACCTCTTATGAAAATTCTACTCACATTGCTGCTCGCTTTGGTGGCCTGGAAATGGCTGCTCTCGCCGCTTCTATTCTTGAGGCCTTCCCGGCAGAAGAAAGCGGAACCACCTTCGGCCTCTTTTGAGGGGGAGAAGGTCAAGGATGCGGACTTTGAGGATCTCTCCGGAGGGGACGAGTGAGCGGTTCCCGTTTTCGCCCCGGTTTTCGTTTCCGAAGTTCCGAAGGCAATCAGGAAGAGAAATGGGGCTACTGGATTCAGTGGATTCTCCTTGCCGTTCTGGTTCTTGCTCTTTTTGCCCTTTTCCTCTCCTCAATACACTTGCTTCGAGCACATTTGCTGGAGAAATATGGCTTCCGGGCCTGGATCTTACCCGTTATCATCTTCCTGATTGATCTCCTGATGCTCTTTCGTCTCTTTCGCCTTTCCAGGACAAAAGAGGAGGCACAGGATGGGAAGTAGTTTCAAGAGAGGTTTGAATGTCGGCGTTTGATGCCCTGAGTGAGAAGATTCGCAAACGAGAGGCTCGCTGTGCCGTCATTGGGCTTGGCTACGTGGGGCTTCCTTTGGCAACGGAGCTTCTGGAGGCTGGCTTCCATGTGATCGGAATCGACCTTTCCGTGGAGAAGATCGCAAGCCTCAAGGAAGGGAAGAGCTACGTTCGTGACGTCTCCTCGGAGAGAGTCGCTCCCTTTGTTGAATCCGGCGCCTTCGAAGTTAGTAGTGATTTCACTCTCCTGGCCAGTGCCGACACAATCAACATCGCTGTTCCCACACCTCTCGGGAAAACCAGGGACCCGGATATTTCCTACATCGTTTCGGCGACAGAGGAAATCGCGGCAAACATGCAGCCGGGGGCCCTCGTAATTCTGGAGAGCACAACCTATCCGGGAACTACTGACGAGGTCATTCTTCCTCTTCTGGAAGCCGGGAATCGGAGTGTGGGGGAGGATTTCTTTCTGGCCTTCAGTCCGGAAAGGGTGGATCCCGGAAATGCCACCTTTACAACCCGGAACATTCCAAAGGTTGTGGGAGGCATCAGTCCCGCCTGCACGGAACTTGCCACGCTTCTTTACGGAGAGTCTCTGGAAACGGTCGTGCCGGTTTCTTCCAGCAGGGTTGCTGAATCCGTCAAACTTCTGGAGAACACTTTCCGCGCGGTGAATATCGGGCTGGTCAATGAAATCGCCCTGATTTGCAGCAGAATGAATATCGATGTCTGGGAAGTTATCGATGCCGCGGCCACAAAGCCGTTTGGTTTCATGCCATTCTATCCCGGCCCGGGTCTCGGAGGACACTGTATCCCGATTGACCCCTTCTATCTTTCCTGGAAGGCACGTCTTCACGGCTTCGAGGCCCGCTTTATCGAGTTGGCCGGGGAGGTCAACGGACACATGCCCGACCATGTGGTTTCCCGTTGCGGCGAGGCCCTGAACTCGGTCCAGCGTTCCATCAGCGGATCCCGGATTCTGGTTCTCGGCATTGCCTACAAACCGGACATTGATGACTACCGTGAAAGCCCGGCTCTTGAAATCATCAAGCTCCTTCAAGCGAAGGGAGCGGAAGTCAGTTTCACGGATCCCTGGATCAAGGGGCAGGTTCCTGAAATTCTCGATGTTCCGCGACGAAGCCTGGAGGATTCTCTCGAAGATGTGGATCTCGCCCTTGTGGTCACTCACCACTCGGGAGTGGATTACGAACAGCTTCTGAAGAGAGTTCCTCTTTGCGTGGACACGAGAAACGTGTTCAAGGGAGTGGCGTCCCCCAAACTGTTCAAGCTCTAGGAGTCGCATGGCAAAGGTACTCATCACCGGGGGCGCGGGATTCATTGGAAGCCATCTTGCCGAAGCTCTCCTTGAGGACGGCAATTCCGTAGAGATCTTCGACAATCTTTCCACCGGCCATCTCTCCAATCTGGAGGCCTTTCGAGACCGGATTACTTTTACGGAAGCTGATCTGAGAGATGCCTCTGCGGTTTCTGCCTCCGTCGCCGGCAAGGACTATGTCTTTCATGAAGCTGCGCTAGCTTCGGTTCCCCGCTCTGTGAAAGACCCTCTTGCCAGTAATGACGTCAATGTCAATGGAACCCTGAATCTCCTGATTGCAGCAAGGGATGCCGGCGTTCGGCGTGTGATTTATGCGGCCAGCAGTTCCGCTTACGGAAACACAGAAGTCAGTCCAAAGCATGAAGCCCTGCCCTCAAATCCGCTCTCTCCCTATGCGGTGACCAAACTGGTTGGTGAGCAGTACTGTCGCGCTTTCTATGAAGTCTATGGGCTGGAGACCCTGAGCATCCGCTACTTCAATGTCTTCGGACCTCGCCAGGATCCGGACTCTCCCTATTCTGCGGTCATCCCTATTTTCGCCAGCCATGTTCTTGATGGGAAGTCTCCTACGATTCATGGAGATGGAGAGCAGACAAGAGACTTTACCTATGTTAAGAATGTGGTTGCGGGAAATATGAGAGCCATGGCTGCAGAGAATGTCCGGGGTGAAACTGTGAATGTGGCTTGCGGCGGCTCCTACTCGGTGAACTATCTCTTTCGGAGTATTTGCGACTACTATGGTTCTTCCATGAAGGCGAAGTACTCGGATTCCCGTCCCGGAGATGTTCGGGACTCATGTGCGGATATCAGCAAGGCACGAGAGCTTTTGTCATACGAGCCCGTGGCAAGCTTTGAAGAGGGTCTGAAGGCCACACTGGACTGGTATCGCTCCTTGGGCAGCTAGGAGGGAGGAAGAATGTCACCGTCTCCCATTCTGATTCTCGACAATCAGGAACCGGTGCGCCTGCTTCTGACAAAGAGCCTTGAAGGCGCAGGACATTCTGTCACGGCCCTTCCCTTTCCTGAAGATCTTGGGAACTTGCTTCAGGAACACAGCCCTTCTCTCCTTGTCCTGGAAGATACGGAACTGAAAAGGCCTCTGTCCGACCTGAATGACTTCCTGAGACTGAATCACGAGAGACTTCCCTACATCCTGATAAGCTCTGCTCCGGAGATTTCCCGAGCCATTGAGGCAATTCGGGGAGGAGCCTGCGACTACCTCCCGAAGCCTATTGACATGCCCCAGCTCCTGAAGAAAGTAAGCTCGGCGCTGGAGTCCCGGAAAAAGGAATCGGCTCTTCTGGATAGGCGCAGGCAATTCAAAACCGGAAAAGGTCTGACTTTCTATAAGCTGAAAAGCCCGGCAATGGAGCGGGTCTACGATCAGGCCTCACAGGTGGCGATGAGCCCCGATACAACAGTTTTGATTTCAGGAGAGAGTGGAACGGGGAAGGAAATCATCGCCCGGCTGATTCATGACCTCAGTCCTCGCCATGAGCGAGAATTTATGGAACTGAATTGTGCTTCGATCCCTTCAGAACTTCTTGAGAGCGAACTTTTTGGTCATGAGGCGGGTGCTTTCACCGATGCCAGGGAGAGTAAGAAGGGACTTTTCGAGATTGCCAACGGGGGGAGCATCTTCCTGGATGAAATTGGTGAGATGAGTCTGAACCTCCAGGTTAAACTTCTTCGGTTCCTGGAGCTTCGTTCCTTTCGCCGGGTGGGAGGGACGAAGGACATTGAGGTTAATGTCCGGATAATTTCTGCGACCAATCAGGACCTCAAGGAAAGGGTGGAGGAAAAACGCTTCCGCTCTGACCTTTATTACCGACTCAATGTTATCCCGATTAGTCTCCTTCCCCTTCGGGAAAGAAAAGAGGACATTCTTCCCCTCTTCCGTTTCTTCCTCATGGACTTTATGAAGAGATACAATCGGGACCCCCGGGACCTCGATGAGGTGTCTTCCCGCATCCTCCTGGAGTACGCTTGGCCGGGAAATGTGCGGGAACTTCGAAACGTTGTCGAGCGCCTTATTCTGATGGAAGGGGACCAGGCTCTGGACGCAGAGACCTTGCGATCCAGCTTGGGGCAGGATCTTGCCAGGGGAGATGAGTCGATGGACCAACGCTGGGCCAGGATTCTCGGTAATCCCCTGCCAGAGGACGGAGTTCCCCTGGAGGATCTTCTCCTGCAGTTGGAGACCGTCATGATTCTGAAGGCTCTCGATGAGACGAATGGGAACCAGTCCCGGGCCGCCCGTCTTCTAAAATTGGATCGCGACAAACTGCGCTACCGGATGAAGACCCAGAACATCCAGAAGGTAAAATCTTGAAAAATGGGATCCTGATATTGACGCTCTTTCTTCTGGCCTGTGCGAATTACAGCAGCACTACGCGGGGACGGGGAGTCCGGGGAGATCTGGACCTTCCTCTCTTTGTCAATGAGACGGATCAGGCGGGCCTTGGCATCGAACTCACAGAGCTGTTGCTGGAGGAAATTGAAAGGGACGGACTTCTTCATAAGGTCCCCGAAGAGGGAGACCCTCTCTTCCGGCTTGATGTCATCCTTGAATCCTATGAAGAGAAGGCGGCCTTTACCGGAGAGATGGGGGCCGCCGAGGAATACACTTTGGAGATTCAACTCAAGCTTACGCTCAGCACCCTTCGAGATCCTCACGAGGAAGAGGAAGGTCGGGAGGATTTCAGTAAGTCGATCAGGGCAAGGGAAACATTCTACCTGGAAGGCGAAGGCTTCAGTCGTGATGATGCTCTCGAAAACGCAAAGGAGCAACTGGTCGACGACATCCTGCTTGCGATCTTCGGAGACTGGTAATGGCCAGGTCCCGACCTTCTAGCCCCCTGGAGACTCTTCGAGCTGACCTGAAAGCTACCCTCCGTCCCGTCTACCTCTTTCATGGACCGGAGCAGTTTCTCATTCAGGAAGCAGTGTCTCTTCTCCGGGAGACCCTTGCTGCCGGAGACATGGCCTGTGAGTTCAAGAGTGACACTCTTGGCGCCAAGAGCCGCTGGTCAGACATTGAACCCCTGCTGATCAATTTCTCCATGTTCAATGAGAGAGAGATCCTGCATCTGGACATTCCGGGAAAGTTGTCAAAGGACTTTCGGGACTCTCTGAGCGGCTATCTGGAATCTGATCCCGGGAGCAAGGTGATCTGCCTGACAGCTCCCAGCCTTGATCAGTTAAGAGCGGTGAAAAACCGGGTGGAAAAGCTGAAGGGGATGACTCTTTCCTTTCAGGAACTGAAAGGGGAGGCGCTCCTTGCCTGGATCCGTTCATCACTTGCCGTGAAAAACGTCTCCTGCGCACGGGATGTTCCCGCAACCCTGCTTGCACTCCTTCCTCATGGTCTGTCTGCTCTGTCGGGAGAGATAGAAAAGCTCGCCCTGATTGCCAGGGAGGGCGAAGCGCTGGACAGAGACACGGTGGAGAGGATCGTGGGAGGGAAAGCGGACCTGAATGTCTTTCGACTTGTGGACGCTCTTCGTCCTGGGAACGATGCGGAATTCCTCCGCATTCTGGGGGAGTTCCTCGATTCAGGGGCACACAAACCCGTCTCCCTTCTGCCTCTGCTGGGGACAACCGTTCGTAATCTCCTCAAGGCCCGGATTCTTCTGGATTCAAATTCCAACTCTCCGGCAAGCGTGGAAAAACAGATGGGTTTGCATCCTTACCTTGCGAAGAAGACAGTGGCAAGGGCCCAGAGGGGGAGTCGGTCTCTCTTCTTGTCCTGGCTCCTGAACCTGCAGAAACTGGATGTCCGTCTGAAAAGAAGTCCCGAAGATCGTTCCCGAATCCTCATGGAGACCTACCTTCTGGAGTCTCTCTCCGGCAGATTCCTTTCCTCCTGAGCTTGCACGCCGACTCAAGCCCTGAGTATATTCCCCCTCATTGGAGGACAACATGCGACGTCTCTGTTTACTGTTTGCGATTGCTCTGCTCCCTGCCTTCTCCCTGCTTGCCGCAGAGACGGAGGGAGAGGAGAAGGATCCACGTTGGCTGGCCGGACATGAATACCGTCAATGGGTTTATGACCAGAACTTTATCGGCGACCAGAATTCCAATCTGGACCCGGGGATTGATTTCATTGAGGAAGGTAAGATTCGCATCCACTCCGGCCGAGTCTACTTCTATGACAATCTGGATCTGGCGATGCAATTGGGCCGCGAAACGGGATTCCCGATTGCCTTCTATATCTTTGACCACCAGTGCCAGACCTGCCTCTACCGTCTCGGGGAACTGTATTTCGATCCCACGATTGTTGCCAAGAGTCGTAAGTTCATCAATGTCTATGTCGAAGTGCCCAAGATGCGGCCACGCCTGAGTAAACTCGGAATCTCAAACTCGAATCTGACCGTGCAGTTCTTCCTTCCGGGAATGCGTCGGCTGCGGGTCCTCGATGATGCCGAGAAAGAGAACCTCAGTCATACATACGATCTGATCTTTGAGAAATATCACTCTCTGAGTCCTGAGGAGAGGATGAAGCCCCCTCGTCCCCCCAAGCAGTTTCGAATGAGCCCCAATCAGTATCGATAAGAAAACCCCGGCAAGCGCCGGGGTTTCTTTTAAAACTGAAGTCTGCTGGCAAGGTCAGGTGGTAGCCGAAGGGGAGAGTAGCGGGATGCTTGCAAGGGAACCTCGGGCAGGGAAGGGTGCTGCAAGTTGGAGCCGTAGGTTTCATTGATCTTGTCAATGAAGTACCCGGCAATCACGGCCTGTCCGATATTGGAAGGATGAACTCCATCCAAACTAAAGAGGCCTCCTGTTACAAAGTCAGTCGTATAGTGCTTTCCATTGTAGTCCAGCCCATCGACAGACACTTCCGAGAACAGGGCGTTCATATCCACAAGGGGAATGCCGAAAGCTCCCGCCAGGGAGGCAATGACGGCATTATATGCGTCCGTTGCCGCAAGAATCGCAACCTTCTCTGACTCCACCAGCGTCAGGTTTCCCGGGAGGAGTTGCCCATGAAGGGGGAAGGGGCTGTTCTCGGGATCGTTGAGTACTGCAGTCGCAGTGGCCTCATCCATTCCCATGCTCTCCATCAGAAGGGCAATCAGAATCGCATCGGGGATTCCCATTCCCTCGGAAATGTAGGAACTGGCAGACAGGCAAACCAGGTCGCTGGGCACAAGCTGGTAGGCAGTGTCGGCGGCATCCTCGGCGAGAAGGCCAATGGGAAATCCCGTGTCCGGGTCATAGACCGGATTCATATCCGGGTCAACGATCAGCCAGGGGATGGCGGTGAAGAAGGGGATGGAAGTGACATAGGGCAGATTCGCCACAATCATGTCCAGATCCGGCAAGGCGGTCTTCAGATCATTCAGGATACTCCAGTAAATGGCCTCCATGCTGAGGCCGTCTCCCGTTGCCGGATAGAAGGCATCCCCTGAGCCGTTTGTCGCCGGCATCAGGAGTTCATTGTTCCCGATCCAGAGGCTCAAAAAGGTGGGGGAGGCGAGAATGGTCTGCTCCACAACCGAGAGGTAGTCCTCGTCCTGCCCAAGAGCCGTCCAGAGTCCAGTCCCGTTGCGAAGCACCGAGTCAAAATAGGAATTGGGTTCGCCCAGAAATGACCCGGTAAAACAGTCCGTGGAAATCGTGGCAAAGTAGAGGTCATAGGCCGTGGACCCGGGAATCCCGAGGTTGTGGTAGGGGGCCAGAAGACCCGCGTTGAGAAGGAACTGGGCGGGGTCGGATACTCCCTCCGGCCAGGGCGTGGGAGCAATAGAAGCATTGCCTTCCTCATCAAAGACCAGTTGCAGATGGCCGACTCCGGGCAGCCCTTCCACTTCCGTTGAATAGATACCCGGATCCATCATCCAGGGCATCTCAAAGGAAGTAACTCCCATGCTTTGGGAAAGAAGCCGGGCATAGCCATACTGCTGCGTGCTTTCATACAGGGCACCGCTCTGGTATCCGGCCGTCAGGCTATTTCCAAGAGTGACATAGACGGAAAAGTCTGCCGTTCCTGAATCCACTTCCTCCGGCAGGATCTCCTCTTCCACTGGTGCAAAGACGGAGCAACCGAGAGAGAGGAGAAAGAGGGCCGCAGTAAAGAGAGCAAGAATCCGTTTCATTTCGCCTCCTAGAAGTGGTAGCTAAGGCCGATGCCCAGCAGGTTTGAGAACGTGCGATAATTGCCGTTGAAGCCATCATGGTTGTCGCGAACTTCCCTCTCGTCCGCAAAGACCATGAGATTATAGAAGTCGAGGTCGAGGTTCTTGCCGAAATGGTAGCCATATCCAAGAGACCAGACCGTGCGATCCGAGTCCGGTAGAACCGGTCCGCAACTTGCCGAAGGCTGGGGACTGAAGTCCCTGGCAAAACCCGCCCTTAGCTCAAGGCAGCGATTGTACTGGTAAGCAAGACCAAAGCGGTACTGGCTGGAGTCTTCGTAATCCTCCGGAAGGAGCTTGTTGTTTTCAGGGCTGTCGGGGAAAACAAGATTCAGGCTCTCAAAAGCAGACCAGAAAACCCGGTTGTAGTTGAACTCAAAGCGAAGATCCGGCCGAAGCTGGCTTGAAATGCCCAAGGAATAGAGAGCGGGTAAAGGAATGGCTGTCTCCGCGCCTCCGTCCACGGGAAGAACCCCTTCGAAACCGGGATAGGCAGTAAAGTCCGCTTCGCCCGTGAAGTCGAGTTGGATTTCACTCTTGTAATTGAAGCCCAGCTGAATGTTCTCACAGTAGTCGTAGAGCAAACCGAAATTGAAACCGTAGCTCAGGTCACTGCTTCCCGTAATGGTGGCCGTTCCGACATCCGTTGCATTGGGGATGTTCTCTACAAGGCCCTGTTCCAGGTGCACGCTTCCCTTTACCAGATTCACGCCCGCTCCAAGAGAGAGAGCATCCGTGAGCTTCCAGGCCAGCGTGGGGCTGAAGAAGTAGGTCTTCAGGTCCGTGAAAGTCGAGATGGAGCGCCCCGAGAAGCTCTCGGGATTCTCCCATTCGACTGCAAGACCATAGGGGGTGTAAAATCCCAGCCCGAAGGCGAGATCCTTCCCCAGAGAGCGGGAATAATAGGCCTGTGGCAGAAGGAAGAAATGATCGGCGAGCCTTTCCGTAACCCCGAAGCCGGGATTGGGAGCCACTCCGCTGAACTCTGTTTTCGGGCTGATTCCGGTCAGGTCCAAGCTGAAATTACTTCCCTCAAGGCCTGCAAGGCCCGCGGGATTGAAGAAGATCGCCGTAGGGTCGTCCGCGCTGGCCGTCATGGTTCCCCCAAGAGCGGAACTCTTCGTTCCCATCTCCCAGACAGCAAAACCTGCCGCCCAGGCACTGAGAGGGAGGGCCAGAAGCGCAAGGATGGTGAAAGTTCTGAGTGTTGATTTCATGACACCTCTTTCTTGCCGATTCGATGCTTTATGAACGGGACTCTTCGTAGAGAGAGTCGATAATTTCCTGATACGATGCTTCCACCCGGTTTCTCTTGACCTTGAGAGTGGGGGTCAGTTCCCCGCCTTCCAGACTCAACTCATGGTCCAGGATGGCGAACTTCTTGATCTGTTCAAAGGAGGAGAGTCTCTCATTGAATTCGTCTACCCGGTCCTGATACATCTGCCGGATCAGCGGCTCAGCCACCAGACCCGCCTGAGAAGTGAAGAGAATCTCATTTTCCCTGGCATACTTGAGCAGGTTTTCGTAGTTCGGAACCAGGAGAGCGGTGACGTAACTCCGGCGATCACCAATGAGGACACACTCAGAAATGAACTTGTCCGTTTTGAACTTGTTTTCAATCGGCTGGGGGGCAATGTTCTTGCCGCCGGCCGTAACGATCAGGTCCTTCTTGCGATCCGTAATCTTCAGGAAACCGTCTTTATCAAACTCGCCAATGTCTCCCGTGGCAAACCATCCATCCGGGCTGATAGACTCTCTCGTTGCCTCTTCATTCCGGTAATAGCCCTTCATGACATTGGGACCACGCGTGAGGATTTCCCCGTCATCGGCGATCTTCACCTCAATTCCCGGGAGCGTCTTGCCGACAGTCCCCAGCCTCATATCATGAAGGAAGTTCGCGGAAATGACCGGGCTGGTTTCCGTAAGACCGTAGCCTTCCAGAATGGGGAGCCCGGCAGCATAGAAAAACTTG from Candidatus Krumholzibacteriia bacterium harbors:
- the holA gene encoding DNA polymerase III subunit delta encodes the protein MARSRPSSPLETLRADLKATLRPVYLFHGPEQFLIQEAVSLLRETLAAGDMACEFKSDTLGAKSRWSDIEPLLINFSMFNEREILHLDIPGKLSKDFRDSLSGYLESDPGSKVICLTAPSLDQLRAVKNRVEKLKGMTLSFQELKGEALLAWIRSSLAVKNVSCARDVPATLLALLPHGLSALSGEIEKLALIAREGEALDRDTVERIVGGKADLNVFRLVDALRPGNDAEFLRILGEFLDSGAHKPVSLLPLLGTTVRNLLKARILLDSNSNSPASVEKQMGLHPYLAKKTVARAQRGSRSLFLSWLLNLQKLDVRLKRSPEDRSRILMETYLLESLSGRFLSS
- a CDS encoding outer membrane protein transport protein → MKSTLRTFTILALLALPLSAWAAGFAVWEMGTKSSALGGTMTASADDPTAIFFNPAGLAGLEGSNFSLDLTGISPKTEFSGVAPNPGFGVTERLADHFFLLPQAYYSRSLGKDLAFGLGFYTPYGLAVEWENPESFSGRSISTFTDLKTYFFSPTLAWKLTDALSLGAGVNLVKGSVHLEQGLVENIPNATDVGTATITGSSDLSYGFNFGLLYDYCENIQLGFNYKSEIQLDFTGEADFTAYPGFEGVLPVDGGAETAIPLPALYSLGISSQLRPDLRFEFNYNRVFWSAFESLNLVFPDSPENNKLLPEDYEDSSQYRFGLAYQYNRCLELRAGFARDFSPQPSASCGPVLPDSDRTVWSLGYGYHFGKNLDLDFYNLMVFADEREVRDNHDGFNGNYRTFSNLLGIGLSYHF